The Hyperolius riggenbachi isolate aHypRig1 chromosome 3, aHypRig1.pri, whole genome shotgun sequence genome window below encodes:
- the LOC137561132 gene encoding neuropeptide Y receptor type 1-like — protein MEDYLRLLYLNLSGRLGPNWEGEDPCADSVGNVTFLVVAYSALIAVGLIGNSCLVFVIARQREMRNVTNIFIANLSCSDILMALVCLPVTVIYTLMNRWILGEALCKVTPFVQCISVTVSVLSLVLIALERHQLIIHPTGWKPLPWHAYLAVAVTWAISCFISLPFLSFSILTKHPFQNLSLPFDPFIDHFVCTDSWPSENHRLAYTTCLLLFQYCLPLLLILLCYLRIFLRLRRRRDVVERAGGGDSVGRRGGHRRVNIMLLSIVVAFGLCWLPLTVFNALFDWDHERISACYHNLIFSLCHLAAMASTCVNPVMYGFLNSNFQKEVKTLLLRCRCTGGQDKYESFPLSTVSTEISKASLQSVTNGNNVLG, from the coding sequence ATGGAGGATTACCTGCGCCTCCTCTACCTAAACCTGTCTGGACGTCTTGGCCCCAACTGGGAAGGGGAGGACCCTTGTGCAGACTCCGTTGGCAATGTAACCTTCCTAGTTGTGGCGTACAGTGCCCTCATAGCTGTGGGACTCATTGGAAACTCTTGCCTGGTCTTTGTCATTGCTCGGCAGAGGGAGATGCGAAATGTCACCAACATCTTCATTGCAAATCTTTCCTGCTCCGACATACTCATGGCTCTGGTGTGTCTGCCCGTCACAGTGATCTACACTCTTATGAACCGATGGATCTTGGGGGAGGCACTGTGCAAAGTCACACCTTTTGTGCAGTGTATCTCTGTCACAGTGTCGGTGCTGTCGCTGGTCCTTATCGCTCTTGAAAGACATCAGCTCATCATTCACCCAACGGGTTGGAAGCCTTTGCCATGGCATGCCTATCTCGCTGTTGCAGTAACCTGGGCCATTTCCtgtttcatttccttgccattccTCTCGTTCAGTATTCTAACCAAGCACCCTTTCCAAAACCTTTCATTGCCCTTTGACCCTTTCATTGACCACTTTGTTTGCACCGACAGCTGGCCTTCTGAGAATCACCGCCTGGCTTACACCACCTGCCTCTTGCTTTTCCAGTACTGTCTACCCCTTCTACTTATCCTCCTCTGCTACTTACGCATCTTTCTACGGCTGCGTAGAAGGAGAGATGTGGTGGAGAGAGCCGGAGGTGGGGATTCAGTAGGACGCAGGGGAGGCCACCGCAGAGTAAATATCATGCTGCTTTCCATTGTGGTAGCCTTCGGCCTATGTTGGCTTCCCCTCACTGTTTTCAATGCCCTTTTTGACTGGGACCATGAGCGCATTTCTGCCTGCTACCACAACCTCATTTTTTCCCTCTGCCACTTGGCAGCTATGGCGTCCACTTGTGTCAACCCCGTCATGTATGGTTTCCTCAACAGTAACTTCCAAAAAGAAGTAAAGACCTTGCTTCTCCGTTGCCGCTGCACAGGAGGACAGGATAAATATGAAAGTTTCCCTCTATCCACCGTTAGCACTGAGATCTCCAAAGCTTCTCTACAAAGTGTTACCAATGGAAACAACGTATTGGGCTAG